The stretch of DNA aagaaacagaatATCTCTTGATTTTAAGAATTTGTAAAGACAGAATCATACGATATGagagatttttttgttcaaaggttgttttttttttggtcagaGCAAAAGACAGAACAAAACTAGTTTGAGGTATGTGTTTCTTTGTCTGTGTTGACTAATTTCTTGCTTTTTACAAGGAAACAAACATGAGGGTATTGAGTTCTGACTTACAGGAGTGAAGTGGAGGGCTTGGTGAAGAGATAGAACAGGGGATTtggaaggagaagatgaagacgagGGAGCCATTCTTTTTCTCCCCTTGCTCTctcttttgtttgcttttaaTTAATATCCCACTTTTATAATGTACACACACTATCTCATGATAATAGAATCTATTATCAAGTCCATttgctaagaaaaaaaaaagtggtgcTAGAATCATAGTAGAATGATGATcttgtttcttttggttttgtgtCGATAGGCTTggttgaattttaaatttgtttccaTCTTTGGTTCAAGCTAAATCCAAGATGAAGACTACGTTCCATTAGACATGTTGTATTGATAATGTATTCTCTTGTTCTAACATATTATTTCTTTGTATTCAATATTAGAGTGACAGACAAAAAAATATCCCCTATTATTCAACTTTAGTTGCACACATCGATCAGCCAAATTCTTTTTATACAAATAGTTCAAGACTATAAAGCTCTATGTTTCATTAGCGTTTATTCTTTTCATTCTCTTCATTTTTGCGAACGAGTTTAATTTGTTTAGTTAGTTAGGCCTGTTTTCATAAACACTTATTCTAGTGTTACTTTCAtgtatatttttcctttttgccAACACTTTCAATTTTATAAGTCAAAATTataagtcaaaaaaaaaaaaaaaaaaaattatgtaggCTTACGTGTGTATGTGTTTATATGAAATGTAATGATGACAGTTTCCTTAGATATGTAAAGAAAAGGGTTGTTTGAATTTCTCTCATTTCATTTTCAGTGACGGGATTCTCGTCAGGTTGTGATCATATCTTCTGAAACAAACCAGAGAGTTTTGCTAAAAGCTAGTATTTGCGGAAGTAACAAAAGAACAAATACATTGATGGTTTTcgttcaaaaaataataaaatacattgtTGTGTTTAAGGGAAAAAAAGCATCTTTATCCAAGGATACTAGAGGAGTTTTTAGCGTGTGGATCCCGTGTATGACCcactttttttaaagaaatcgGTTATCAAAACTAGGCCTGGACATAAAATCtagaacccgaaatccgaaccgaacccgaaccgaaaaatccgatccgttatccgacccgaaacgtaaaaatacccgaacgggttttgtagggtggtacaaaaaatatccgaacccgaagtgttattaaccgaacccgaacgggtaacccgaaaaatccgaaattaatagtcaatataaatattttgaaatatatataagtattccaattattaaattcaatatttgtggtaatattatatataataataaatattaaaattctaataaatgctttaagtacacaattagttataaataaatattttataatttgctcgttgaaataaaaagtctactttctataaggcaatacatattgtttacaaatgatgtttgttttcatgcttgatttaacattttattgttattttatcaattttatatgtgatagattaatttttatttaatttaaatgttgttctttatgttttacttcaaaaattttgttttttactttggttatatccgaaccgaaccgatataacccgaatccgtacgatatatgattactttatgggttttatgatgcaatacaattttgaacagAACCCGAattgttattatccgaacccgactcgtactaataaaattttagtatgggacttagaagcgtaaacccgaaaatccgaaaacccgaaaaactcgacccgaatgccaacggatacccgaacgcccaggcctaatcAAAACTACCAAATAGTAGTCGATCTTTAAGGGTTttttacactgttcgcgggttcCACTGACACGTCTgagataatgatgctctaagatcTGCATCCTGAATTTGCTCAGAGaactttgatttattttcacgTCTTGGTAAACATATACGTGTAATCATACAAGATACCAATAAATCTATACGACATACACGTAGGTACGTATTTACGGGTATAATACAATCACcgtcagagaaaaaaaaagagtgatacacatttttttttgtctttttcaatcttttcattttttcatatgAAGTGACAAAATTTTGCTCTATTCAATAAATGCAGTTTCCGTTACATATGGATTTATTGTTTGTATTCTGCTACTTCTTCCATTAAAATCCACCCGTATATTAGCTCATAGTGGAAACTACAAAACAAATTAGTTCAATAGAAATAGTTTGAATCCTATCTCCAGCATCAAAATCCTTGGCTGATTGTTTTtcgtaaataaaaattttaaataggcACTTCAATAATTCAGTAGATCTCATGAATGTGAAAGACGGTATCGACATCAGTTTGCTCAAAATGAGATATATGAAAGTCTGTATTTACTGTTTGTTGCTTTAGCAATAAATATTAGGAGTAGGGGGAATTGTCACATTAAATACTGAGTGAGAAGAGAGCATCAAATGCATATCCAACTACCTCATTTATGAGATCGGTTGATACACGTTACCAAACAGCACATCATTTGGCCAATGACTTGATAGATGGGTGTGCCTTACTCATTGGTCTCCAGCTCCTAACTTAAATTCTCATTCTGTATTTCACGTGATTATGGTTTTGAAGTTAATAACTAAGCATGAGAATTGAGATGACCAGAGAATACTAGAGCATGAGAGAGTGAGATCGtccataaactaataaattttgaagGGTTTCTGGTTTTGGGCTCAGCTGACTTTTGCATGACATGTCCATATTCATTGGTTGGATCATGTGCACGTGACgccattttaatttttttttaataagtgagATAAATATCACTGGTCGCATTTACGGGTCAGAGGGCTCAGGTTCCGGACTGCCCAACACCGCAGGGAACTTTGGATTACGACAAAAGGCAATCGTCATCTGTTTTTCGCCTATGTTGTATTTTCCCACACGTACATTTTCAGTCATCAAACCTTCCTTTTCTTCACTTTtgaatttaattgatttttttttaaatttgagcAAAACCAAATGATATCCACCAAAGCCTCTTTTGATTTAACTAGTTGGATTTTAGATTAATCATATCAGGCTCTAATATTTGATCAGTTGGGTTTTGGTCCAAGTACAACCAAAACATATGTTTTACAAAACTTCTACTTTTCAATTAACCGGACATTGatattaggagccttgaaataTTAAACCGGAAACAAGTCGTTTAATTTTCCTCTTCTAAGAGTCATGTGTTCTCTAACGTGATGGGCTCAAGCAATCCTAAAGAACTGTTCTTGAGCTCAATATTAATACCTTCAGTGATAATTGTGCTTGTATACATGAGTAGATGAGTATTCTTCAATAGTCGTTCTAAATAAATGTTCTTTGACCCAATGGATCATCTTCTGATAAGTCTGAAGCTCATCACAGGAAACGCACTAGTGGAATATTATCCACTCTCCTTGTACTTCGTCACATGATGATACCTATATAGTAGCAGAAAATGAAATTGTGAAATAAGCAAGATTTACAGATTTGTTTACTCTCTTAATTAAACAATGCAACATTTTGTTGTGTACAAACACGTAAAAGACATAAAcacttagaaaaatatatgcaaataCATGTTTACGATTTGTATATTGATTATgcgaaaaaataatttataactcTTTAAACCTGTATTTATACAATCTCAAAATTTGgaattcatttttcttttaggaAGATCTAAGCCAAATGAATATGTCTTTTTACTACTGCACATAGATTTAATTCCCTCTAAAGTCAACACATTCTCATATTATCAGTTGTAGCTGATATCTAAGACAAGTATGATACAATATCAATTATCAACTATGGAATCTTATGATCCTATGtacaaaaagtaaaatacaaTAATCCAAATAAACATTTCTCACATTTTTCTGTCTCTTGACTTTCTAAATACTAAATACATGTTCTTCTCCTGAACTCGGATCAACATGTGTGatccatcttctcttcttgctcTCAGTCTTCCCAGAGTTCCTTGCCGCCACATAAGCTATCTCAATACCTCCAGTGACCGGAAGAGTCACCTTTCTAACAACGGTCCGGTCTCTTAAACCCCTTGTCCAGCTAAAACCCGAAGCATTTCTCGAGTACCCGTTTCTACAAACCACAACAGCTCCACTGCTTCCAAACGCAGCGTTCCTCAACGCAGCCGCTGCAAACTCCTTGTTCCGCCAATCCACGACCAAGAAATCTATTCCTTGTATCTCCTTCATCGCGCTTTGAGGTTCTTCAGCGATGATCGTCTCTGGTAAGTTCAGGGGAGATGAATGTTCTTGAATGGCTTGGAGATAAGCAGATTCTGATAACGTGTTTTGTACGATGCATATGTGTTTCGCGTTTGCGTGTCGGCTCGCGACGTTTAAGCCAACACTCGAGGCTATTGCGTCTCCGTATGACCAAGTTTCCACGATCAGCTTCGCGTTCCATCCGGCTGCCATCGCCGATATTAGCTCCGCCGCGTCAGGCGTTTCAAGATTCTCgcactgaagaaaaaaaaaccaaaacagaaATGAAAAAGATCATTACAAGAGCGACTCACGACACGATGCTTGTGAATGATGAAGAAGACAGTTTCTACCGGAAAACAATAAACTTAATTACAGATTTAACGGTGTCTAAGTAAGCCTTAGATGCAGTCTCAGGAGACCAAACCAGTTTCATTTTCTTCTACTTTCTATTGTCTCTTGGGTTCCTCGTGTTGCTTGGGGTTTAGTTTACTGAGGTTGCTTGTATAAAACACTTTGACAACAAGGAAAGTCTCGTTTCGTTTTTTTATTGgtagatatttatatatggcCCATGTATTTTAGCTTTGATTTAAGATTTAGCCCTAATACTACTGAATTTAATGATGACAAAAAACTACTGAATTTAATCAAATCACATTCAGATTTAATTGTTTACTTATTATCCTTTTCTTTGAAGAACGTAACAATAAAATCGCAAAATGAAATATAGATAACTGAGATAGATAGAGTATAACAATCATGAAATTGTGGTATAAAGGTAAGATTTAGAAACTGtgtagttttaattattttttgagttATTCCAGGGTTCCCCCTAGGGTGAATCTAGAGGTGAGTAAACCTAGAAAatgttcaccaaccaataggattttattatttcaaatttgatatcttttaaaaaaagaaacaaaatattggcaagttatattatgtttttaaaataaaaaagtaaaaaaatagtagttacagaaaaaagaatttaaaaaaaatctttttaacgtcgtcagcaaaacagcAAACCCTAATccttaatccctaaaccctaaaccataaatcctaaaccctaaacccttgggtaaaccctaaacccttggataaatcctaaactctaaataaaaacactaaatcctaaaactctaaaccctaaaccctaaatcctaaacccgaaacccttgagtgttttagtgtttagtgattttgatttaaagtttaagatttatcctagagtttagggtttacccaagagtttagggtttagggtttcagatttaaAGTTTATGGATTAGGATtcagggtttaatgttttgctgaggacattaaaaatatttttttttgtaattactactattttttatttatttatttttacattttaatttttaaaaaataatataattttgataatattttgttttcttttttaaaagatatcgaatttgaaataataaaatcctattggttggtgaatttAGAGGGTCCTAGGGTGAACCAAGAATAAGTCTTATTTTTTTCTACCTTCTAAAGATAGGGTTGTGTTTCTAGATCTCTCGACGTTGATATTACTATTCCAGTGGATTCAGACGTGTAAGCTGTAGATTTGG from Brassica oleracea var. oleracea cultivar TO1000 unplaced genomic scaffold, BOL UnpScaffold00758, whole genome shotgun sequence encodes:
- the LOC106320006 gene encoding uncharacterized protein LOC106320006 isoform X1, which encodes MKLVWSPETASKAYLDTVKSCENLETPDAAELISAMAAGWNAKLIVETWSYGDAIASSVGLNVASRHANAKHICIVQNTLSESAYLQAIQEHSSPLNLPETIIAEEPQSAMKEIQGIDFLVVDWRNKEFAAAALRNAAFGSSGAVVVCRNGYSRNASGFSWTRGLRDRTVVRKVTLPVTGGIEIAYVAARNSGKTESKKRRWITHVDPSSGEEHVFSI
- the LOC106320006 gene encoding uncharacterized protein LOC106320006 isoform X2; the encoded protein is MKLCENLETPDAAELISAMAAGWNAKLIVETWSYGDAIASSVGLNVASRHANAKHICIVQNTLSESAYLQAIQEHSSPLNLPETIIAEEPQSAMKEIQGIDFLVVDWRNKEFAAAALRNAAFGSSGAVVVCRNGYSRNASGFSWTRGLRDRTVVRKVTLPVTGGIEIAYVAARNSGKTESKKRRWITHVDPSSGEEHVFSI